A genome region from Blautia coccoides includes the following:
- the guaA gene encoding glutamine-hydrolyzing GMP synthase → MKRETVIVLDFGGQYNQLIARRVRECNVYCEIYSYKTDIEKIKEIQPKGIIFTGGPNSVYLEDSPTYTKEIFELGIPVLGICYGAQLMMHLLGGQVGTAPVREYGKIEVTVEQSSKMFENVSEKTICWMSHNDYIAKEAPGFDIIAHTSDCPVAAVQNTEKNLYAVQFHPEVLHTQEGKKMLSNFVYNVCECSGDWKMVSFVEESIKAIREKVGDGKVLCALSGGVDSSVAAVMLSKAVGNQLTCVFVDHGLLRKNEGDEVEAVFGPEGPYNLNFIRVNAQERFYERLKGAEEPEDKRKIIGEEFIRVFEEEAKKIGTVDFLVQGTIYPDVVESGVGGESTVIKSHHNVGGLPDYVDFKEIIEPLRDLFKDEVRRAGLELGIPDYLVFRQPFPGPGLGIRIIGEVTAEKVEMVQEADAIWREEIANAGLDKEIGQYFAALTNMRSVGVMGDERTYDYAVALRAVTTTDFMTAESAEIPWDVIGKATNRIVNEVKHINRVMYDCTGKPPATIEFE, encoded by the coding sequence TTGAAGAGAGAAACCGTAATTGTACTTGATTTTGGCGGCCAGTATAACCAGTTGATAGCAAGACGTGTTCGGGAATGTAATGTATATTGTGAGATTTATTCTTACAAAACAGATATTGAAAAGATAAAGGAAATCCAGCCTAAGGGAATTATTTTTACAGGTGGTCCTAACAGCGTGTATCTGGAGGATTCTCCCACATATACAAAAGAAATCTTTGAGCTGGGAATTCCGGTTCTGGGAATCTGCTATGGTGCGCAGCTGATGATGCATCTGTTAGGCGGCCAAGTAGGCACAGCGCCTGTCAGGGAATATGGAAAGATTGAGGTTACGGTGGAACAGTCTTCCAAGATGTTTGAGAATGTGTCCGAGAAGACAATTTGCTGGATGAGTCATAATGACTATATTGCAAAAGAGGCACCGGGATTTGATATCATTGCCCATACATCAGACTGCCCGGTGGCGGCAGTGCAGAATACGGAAAAGAATCTCTATGCCGTTCAGTTCCATCCGGAGGTGCTGCATACACAGGAAGGAAAGAAGATGCTTTCCAATTTCGTTTATAATGTGTGTGAATGCTCCGGTGACTGGAAGATGGTTTCTTTTGTGGAGGAGAGTATCAAAGCCATCCGTGAGAAGGTTGGAGACGGCAAGGTGCTGTGTGCGCTTTCAGGCGGCGTGGATTCTTCTGTGGCGGCTGTTATGCTGTCAAAGGCGGTTGGTAATCAGCTTACCTGTGTGTTTGTGGATCACGGGCTTTTAAGGAAGAACGAAGGGGATGAAGTTGAGGCAGTATTCGGACCGGAGGGGCCTTATAACCTGAACTTTATCAGAGTCAATGCACAGGAACGATTTTATGAGAGATTAAAAGGCGCGGAAGAGCCGGAAGATAAGAGAAAAATTATCGGTGAAGAATTTATCCGGGTATTTGAGGAAGAGGCTAAGAAGATTGGAACAGTTGACTTTTTAGTGCAGGGTACCATTTATCCTGATGTTGTGGAGAGCGGAGTGGGCGGAGAGTCCACTGTGATAAAATCTCACCACAATGTAGGTGGACTGCCGGATTATGTTGATTTTAAGGAGATCATTGAGCCGCTCCGTGACCTGTTTAAAGATGAGGTGCGTAGGGCTGGTCTTGAACTGGGAATTCCGGATTATCTGGTGTTCCGTCAGCCATTCCCCGGTCCCGGGCTTGGAATCAGGATCATTGGAGAAGTAACCGCAGAAAAGGTGGAGATGGTGCAGGAGGCTGACGCTATCTGGCGCGAGGAAATCGCCAATGCAGGGCTGGATAAGGAGATTGGACAGTATTTTGCGGCGTTGACTAATATGCGGTCTGTGGGCGTTATGGGTGACGAGAGAACCTATGACTATGCAGTGGCGCTGAGGGCGGTTACTACTACTGACTTCATGACCGCTGAGAGTGCGGAGATTCCCTGGGATGTGATTGGGAAGGCGACAAACAGGATCGTGAATGAGGTGAAGCATATTAATCGGGTTATGTATGATTGTACGGGGAAACCGCCGGCTACGATTGAGTTCGAATAG
- a CDS encoding DNA-binding protein: protein MSMTQEKMYMNVDDVCAVLGVSKAFAYKIMKGYNEELKERGFLVIPGKISTKFLAEKIYGMKVEE from the coding sequence ATGAGTATGACACAGGAAAAAATGTATATGAACGTAGATGATGTTTGTGCAGTATTGGGAGTATCGAAAGCCTTTGCATATAAAATCATGAAAGGCTACAACGAGGAACTGAAAGAACGAGGATTTCTGGTCATTCCGGGAAAGATATCAACGAAATTTCTTGCCGAGAAGATTTATGGCATGAAAGTGGAGGAATAG
- a CDS encoding DUF6017 domain-containing protein, producing the protein MSIRATFSYFQGMEGDMYQFYRIPKLLFTSEYFKNLSCEAKVLYGLMLDRMSLSIKNRWLDEEDRVYIFFSVEEIMEMLNCGRNKAVNCLKELDQETGIGLIEKKRLGLGKANVIYVKNFSLREYPDEPAEMKIETDDPEYEEQIPCNFEENMPENAVNTQKFEKQTLRSLENKLQEVSKTNFKKFEKQTSGSLKNKLQEVSKANCNNTEYNDNESSKTESYPSIHHDRKDVDKMDERYAYRQIICDNIEYDILCQSYKPESVEELVELMLDAICTTKKYLQINGEAMPAQVVKNRLLKVGYEHIQYVFFSLSKNTTKVKNIRQYMLTVLYNAPVTINQFYDAEVRHDMYGG; encoded by the coding sequence ATGAGTATTAGAGCAACATTTAGCTATTTTCAGGGAATGGAAGGCGATATGTATCAGTTCTATCGGATTCCTAAGTTGTTGTTTACAAGTGAATATTTCAAAAATCTCTCCTGTGAGGCAAAGGTACTGTATGGTCTTATGTTAGATCGGATGTCGCTTTCGATAAAAAATCGCTGGCTGGACGAGGAAGACAGAGTATATATCTTTTTTTCTGTGGAAGAAATTATGGAAATGCTGAACTGCGGAAGGAATAAAGCGGTTAACTGCCTGAAAGAACTGGATCAGGAAACAGGGATTGGTCTGATTGAGAAGAAAAGGCTAGGGCTTGGTAAAGCAAATGTCATTTATGTGAAGAATTTCAGCCTCCGTGAATATCCAGACGAGCCTGCAGAAATGAAGATTGAAACAGATGATCCGGAATATGAGGAACAGATACCCTGCAATTTTGAAGAAAATATGCCTGAAAACGCTGTAAATACGCAGAAGTTTGAAAAACAAACTTTAAGAAGTTTAGAAAACAAACTTCAGGAAGTTTCAAAAACAAACTTCAAGAAGTTTGAAAAACAAACCTCAGGAAGTTTGAAAAATAAACTTCAAGAAGTTTCAAAAGCAAACTGTAATAATACTGAATATAACGATAATGAATCAAGTAAGACTGAATCATATCCTTCTATCCATCATGACCGGAAAGATGTGGATAAGATGGATGAGAGGTATGCATATCGTCAAATCATCTGTGACAATATCGAATACGACATTCTTTGTCAGAGTTATAAGCCAGAAAGTGTAGAAGAACTGGTGGAACTGATGCTGGATGCTATTTGTACTACAAAAAAATATCTGCAAATTAATGGGGAAGCTATGCCTGCACAGGTGGTAAAGAACAGACTTTTGAAGGTGGGGTATGAGCATATACAGTATGTATTTTTCAGCTTAAGCAAGAATACCACCAAAGTAAAGAATATCCGTCAGTATATGCTGACAG
- a CDS encoding MarR family transcriptional regulator: protein MQNKLFLKAADVCELLEVSTTSAYEIIANLNSELEKKGYLVLKGKVPTKYFVERFYGIEDVCQIPQEKGVEWFHA, encoded by the coding sequence ATGCAGAACAAATTATTTTTAAAAGCAGCAGATGTATGTGAACTTTTGGAGGTATCTACAACCTCTGCTTATGAGATCATTGCAAATTTGAACAGCGAACTGGAAAAGAAAGGGTATCTGGTTCTTAAAGGCAAGGTTCCGACCAAGTATTTTGTGGAACGTTTTTACGGGATTGAGGATGTCTGTCAGATCCCGCAGGAGAAGGGAGTGGAATGGTTCCATGCGTAA
- a CDS encoding ParB/RepB/Spo0J family partition protein, with the protein MKSRSASKIKLTSYDDLIGGAVLKDDIQEIPIGQLRDFVNHPFHVNDDDEMNELVESIKTQGILTALLVRPSKKGGYEIVSGHRRKHAAVLVGLTQVPVIIREMSDDDAVRAMVDSNLQREHILPSEKAFAYRMKMQAMNHQGVSGGISAETIGKAGNDSARQVYRYVRLTYLRKPILDAVDKDLMGIQTGVELSYLEPSEQIWLEEIHNTTGKYPSLEQAKKIKIRSEEKTLTKEILRLLIMGEKRKARTVTLKQNEINKYFTPDYDEQKMRSVIIELLEEWSNKNK; encoded by the coding sequence ATGAAGAGTAGAAGTGCATCGAAGATAAAATTGACTTCTTATGATGACCTTATTGGTGGAGCAGTATTAAAAGATGATATTCAGGAAATTCCAATTGGTCAGTTGCGGGATTTTGTGAATCATCCTTTTCATGTTAACGATGATGACGAGATGAATGAGCTGGTAGAAAGTATAAAAACACAGGGCATATTAACTGCGCTGCTGGTGCGTCCATCAAAAAAGGGAGGTTATGAGATTGTATCCGGACACAGAAGAAAACATGCAGCTGTTCTTGTAGGATTGACGCAGGTTCCGGTCATTATCCGGGAAATGAGTGATGATGATGCTGTTCGGGCAATGGTAGACAGCAATCTGCAAAGAGAACATATCCTTCCAAGTGAAAAGGCGTTTGCATACAGGATGAAAATGCAGGCAATGAACCATCAGGGTGTCAGCGGAGGGATTTCAGCTGAAACCATCGGTAAAGCTGGAAACGACAGTGCGAGGCAGGTGTACCGTTATGTCAGGCTGACTTATCTGCGCAAACCAATTTTGGATGCAGTGGACAAGGATCTTATGGGTATCCAGACAGGAGTGGAACTTTCATATCTGGAGCCATCCGAACAGATCTGGCTGGAGGAGATTCATAATACTACAGGGAAATATCCAAGTCTTGAACAGGCGAAGAAAATAAAAATCAGAAGCGAAGAAAAGACATTAACGAAAGAAATCCTACGGCTTTTGATAATGGGAGAAAAAAGAAAGGCAAGAACCGTTACTTTAAAGCAAAATGAGATCAACAAGTATTTTACTCCTGATTATGATGAGCAGAAGATGCGTTCCGTAATCATTGAGCTGCTGGAGGAATGGAGTAATAAGAATAAATAG
- a CDS encoding site-specific integrase, which translates to MGVYKEGKNWKVQVYYKDWQGNRKRKQKRGFRTKGEAKEWERDFLQQQTQSVEIEFGNFLELYYKDMEVRLRENTMYTKRYIIDLKIKPYFEHKVLSEITVADIRNWQNELLKQNYSETYLKTINCQLGAIFNYAVRYYNLKDNPCRKAGSIGKSKGEPKDFWMQDEFETFLETVDDKPEAKMAFQFLYWTGMRIGELLALTYNDINLEEKTVSVNKSYQRLKGKDVITRPKTPKSIRVITLPDFLVEEFQEYCSHLYGIMKHERLFRFTKSYMEHCMVNGIEKSGVKRIRLHDLRHSHASMLVDMGVAPLEIAERLGHEKVETTLNTYSHLYPSTQSKLAGLLDKKYKNNSELEGDGVNG; encoded by the coding sequence ATGGGAGTATATAAAGAAGGAAAAAACTGGAAAGTACAGGTGTATTACAAGGACTGGCAGGGAAACCGGAAGAGAAAACAGAAACGTGGCTTTCGGACCAAGGGAGAAGCAAAAGAGTGGGAGAGGGATTTCCTTCAGCAGCAAACGCAGAGTGTTGAGATCGAGTTTGGTAATTTCCTTGAGCTATATTACAAAGATATGGAAGTCCGGCTGCGTGAAAATACCATGTACACAAAACGTTATATCATTGATTTGAAAATCAAACCATATTTTGAGCATAAGGTCTTAAGTGAGATTACAGTTGCAGATATCAGAAACTGGCAGAACGAGTTGTTGAAGCAGAATTATTCTGAGACATATCTGAAAACGATCAACTGCCAGCTGGGGGCAATTTTTAATTATGCTGTGCGGTATTACAATCTGAAAGATAATCCTTGCAGGAAAGCAGGTAGTATCGGGAAAAGCAAAGGAGAGCCGAAGGACTTCTGGATGCAGGATGAATTCGAGACTTTTCTCGAAACAGTAGATGATAAACCGGAGGCGAAGATGGCATTTCAGTTTCTGTACTGGACGGGGATGAGAATCGGGGAGCTTTTGGCTTTAACTTATAATGATATCAATCTTGAGGAAAAAACGGTTTCTGTCAACAAATCTTATCAGAGATTAAAAGGAAAGGATGTGATTACCAGACCGAAAACACCAAAAAGTATCAGGGTAATTACACTTCCGGATTTTCTGGTTGAGGAATTTCAAGAGTACTGCAGTCATCTGTACGGAATTATGAAGCACGAAAGGCTGTTTCGTTTTACAAAATCATATATGGAACATTGTATGGTCAACGGAATTGAAAAATCGGGAGTAAAAAGAATTCGCTTGCACGATCTCAGGCATTCCCATGCCAGTATGCTGGTGGATATGGGAGTTGCTCCGCTGGAGATCGCAGAACGTCTGGGACATGAAAAGGTAGAAACAACATTAAATACCTATTCCCATCTGTATCCTTCAACCCAGAGCAAATTGGCAGGGCTTCTTGATAAAAAGTATAAGAATAACAGTGAATTAGAAGGGGATGGTGTCAATGGTTAG
- a CDS encoding cation diffusion facilitator family transporter encodes MEQVKKEFVSDEKAKKIALHVSGVSVAGNVLLSLFKLLAGIIGHSGAMISDAVHSASDVFGTIIAVLGVSISKRKSDADHQYGHDRLECVAAIVLAVILLATGLGIGISGLEKIIKGNSGDAAIPGVIALVAAVVSIVFKEWMYWYTRAAAKKINSGALMAEAWHHRSDALSSIGAFAGILGARLGYPILDPIASVIICLFIGKAAYDIFKDAVDKMVDKSCDDETLEQMRGIISKQAGVLSIDMLHTRLFGAKMYVDIEISADGTLSLEEGHEIAQKVHDAIEKEFPLVKHCMVHVNPV; translated from the coding sequence ATGGAACAGGTAAAGAAAGAATTTGTATCGGATGAAAAGGCAAAGAAAATTGCACTTCATGTATCCGGAGTTAGTGTGGCAGGTAATGTACTTCTGTCTCTTTTCAAGCTGCTTGCAGGTATTATAGGACATTCCGGTGCTATGATCTCTGATGCGGTACACTCAGCATCAGATGTGTTCGGAACCATCATTGCGGTGCTGGGGGTCAGCATTTCCAAAAGAAAATCAGATGCGGATCATCAGTATGGACACGACAGACTGGAGTGTGTGGCAGCCATTGTGCTGGCAGTGATCCTGCTGGCTACAGGACTGGGAATCGGAATCAGCGGTCTGGAGAAGATTATAAAGGGAAACAGTGGAGATGCGGCAATTCCGGGAGTTATTGCGCTTGTGGCAGCGGTTGTTTCTATTGTGTTCAAAGAATGGATGTATTGGTATACCAGAGCGGCGGCTAAGAAAATCAATTCCGGAGCTTTGATGGCGGAGGCGTGGCATCATCGTTCGGATGCGCTTTCGTCTATTGGCGCATTTGCCGGTATTTTGGGAGCAAGATTGGGATATCCTATTTTAGACCCTATAGCAAGCGTGATCATTTGCCTGTTTATCGGAAAAGCAGCTTATGATATATTTAAGGACGCAGTGGATAAGATGGTGGATAAGTCATGTGATGATGAGACATTAGAGCAGATGCGCGGTATTATCTCAAAACAGGCAGGGGTATTGAGTATTGATATGCTGCATACCAGGCTGTTTGGTGCAAAAATGTACGTGGATATTGAGATTTCTGCTGATGGAACCCTTTCTCTTGAGGAAGGACACGAGATTGCCCAGAAGGTACATGACGCTATTGAAAAGGAATTCCCATTGGTCAAACACTGTATGGTTCATGTGAACCCTGTTTAA
- a CDS encoding pentapeptide repeat-containing protein encodes MNSKMFQEPKAPVKLPVTENVSSVLEAAKVSEEEITGCCFKGVFITKFDGKLLRFKKMAFENCKFISCFFDEASFTDVRFKNCDFSNTSLTDVYFKRCSFQSCKAVGADFYGSIMRHVTFLECNLSDMNLDASRMSYVRIKDTNLEESSLSKCGLDNLDLHQVNFAGASFFKTALKGVDMSDCDMDRIIISDGKEELRGAVLNMSQAIVCAKRMGIVIKELETEN; translated from the coding sequence ATGAACAGTAAAATGTTTCAAGAACCAAAAGCGCCTGTAAAACTGCCAGTCACAGAAAATGTTTCTTCTGTACTGGAAGCTGCCAAAGTATCTGAGGAAGAGATTACGGGATGCTGTTTTAAGGGAGTGTTTATCACTAAGTTTGACGGAAAACTGCTCCGTTTCAAAAAGATGGCTTTTGAAAACTGTAAATTTATAAGTTGTTTCTTTGATGAAGCCAGTTTTACTGATGTACGTTTTAAAAACTGCGATTTTTCCAACACAAGCCTCACGGATGTCTATTTTAAAAGATGTTCCTTTCAGTCCTGCAAGGCTGTTGGAGCCGACTTTTACGGCAGCATTATGCGGCATGTGACATTTCTGGAATGCAATCTTTCAGATATGAATCTGGATGCGTCCAGAATGAGTTATGTCAGAATAAAAGATACAAATCTGGAGGAGTCGAGTCTGAGTAAATGCGGACTGGATAATCTGGATCTGCATCAGGTAAATTTTGCCGGCGCCAGCTTTTTCAAGACGGCTCTCAAGGGTGTGGATATGTCTGATTGTGATATGGACAGGATCATCATTTCTGACGGCAAGGAAGAACTGAGAGGCGCAGTGCTCAACATGTCTCAGGCGATTGTATGCGCAAAACGGATGGGCATTGTGATCAAAGAATTAGAGACAGAAAATTAA
- a CDS encoding plasmid mobilization protein — MASDRHGKHNKPTIAFRVTPYEQQVINERVKASGMKKQDYIVRSCIYNHVCVVGKRENLEILRSEAREMYTVLEEVSKDIKKDSPALSEQGMESMTERFLAFLDAMLWMLKGSKYLWEEKDNERNSK, encoded by the coding sequence ATGGCAAGTGACAGACATGGGAAACACAATAAACCGACAATTGCATTCCGGGTTACACCTTATGAACAGCAGGTCATCAATGAAAGGGTAAAGGCAAGTGGCATGAAAAAGCAGGATTATATTGTCCGCTCCTGTATCTATAACCATGTTTGTGTGGTGGGAAAACGGGAGAATCTGGAAATTCTCAGATCAGAGGCTCGTGAAATGTACACCGTCCTTGAAGAAGTGTCCAAAGACATAAAAAAGGACAGCCCTGCCTTATCGGAGCAGGGGATGGAAAGCATGACGGAAAGATTTCTTGCATTTTTAGATGCAATGCTGTGGATGCTGAAGGGATCAAAATATTTGTGGGAGGAAAAAGACAATGAAAGAAACAGTAAGTAA
- a CDS encoding ParA family protein: MKETVSNGCKVLALCSQKGGVGKTTSCVNLAVGLAREGKRVLVVDNDPQGSMTASLGYHNPDELNVTLATILMKIVNEETFDDSLGILRHEEGIDLLPANIELAGMEVSLVNFMSRELVLRQYIDQVKGLYDYVLIDCMPSLGMLTINALACADAVLIPVQAAYLPVKGLEDLIRTIGKVRRQLNRGLSIEGILITMVDRRTTYARDITELIHDTYGSQIRIFTHNIPFSVRAAEISAEGISIFRHDPRGKVAEAYQYLTQEVLSDEE, encoded by the coding sequence ATGAAAGAAACAGTAAGTAATGGCTGCAAGGTACTGGCTTTATGTTCACAGAAAGGCGGAGTGGGTAAAACCACCAGTTGTGTAAATCTGGCAGTGGGACTAGCCAGAGAGGGAAAGCGTGTTTTAGTAGTAGACAATGATCCGCAGGGAAGTATGACGGCAAGTCTTGGCTATCACAATCCGGATGAGTTGAATGTAACACTGGCTACAATTCTTATGAAAATTGTAAATGAGGAAACATTTGACGATTCTCTGGGTATTCTTCGCCACGAAGAGGGGATTGATTTACTTCCGGCAAATATTGAACTTGCTGGAATGGAAGTGTCATTGGTGAATTTTATGAGCAGGGAACTGGTACTCCGGCAGTATATTGATCAGGTGAAAGGTCTGTACGATTATGTATTAATCGACTGTATGCCGTCCCTGGGAATGCTCACCATCAATGCACTTGCATGTGCGGATGCGGTACTTATTCCGGTTCAGGCAGCCTATCTTCCCGTAAAAGGATTAGAGGACCTGATCCGGACAATCGGTAAGGTGCGAAGACAGCTGAACAGAGGACTTTCCATCGAAGGAATATTGATCACCATGGTAGATAGACGAACAACCTATGCACGGGATATTACAGAATTAATTCACGATACCTATGGAAGCCAGATTCGTATTTTCACTCATAATATACCGTTTTCTGTCCGTGCTGCTGAAATCAGTGCAGAGGGGATCAGTATTTTCCGTCATGATCCCAGGGGTAAGGTTGCAGAAGCATATCAGTATCTGACTCAGGAGGTGCTTTCAGATGAAGAGTAG